From Vulpes vulpes isolate BD-2025 chromosome 7, VulVul3, whole genome shotgun sequence, one genomic window encodes:
- the OR13G1 gene encoding olfactory receptor 13G1, protein MNNSIVTEFLILGFTQKPELQRALFIVFLLIYLVALLGNALIVIAIICNTTLHTPMYVFLLALAIVDIICTTSIIPKMLGTMLTTGRSISYESCMSQLFFFTWSLGAEMVLFTTMAYDRYVAICFPLRYRTMMNPHMCVALLGITMVIAVTNSWVHTGLILRLTFCGPNTIDHFFCEIPPLLSLSCSPVRINEVMVYVADITLAIGDFTLTCISYGFIIAAILRIHTAEGKRKAFSTCSSHLIVVSLYYSPVIYTYIRPASSYSFERDKVITALYTLVTPTLNPIVYSFRNKEMQTGIQKVFAFLRH, encoded by the coding sequence ATGAATAACAGCATTGTAACTGAATTTTTGATTCTGGGCTTCACCCAAAAACCTGAACTGCAAAGAGCTCTCTTCATTGTCTTTCTCCTCATCTACCTTGTGGCCTTACTTGGCAATGCACTGATTGTCATTGCCATAATCTGTAACACCACCTTGCATACACCCATGTATGTTTTCCTTCTGGCACTGGCTATTGTGGATATCATCTGCACAACAAGCATTATACCCAAGATGCTGGGGACCATGCTAACAACAGGAAGGAGTATTTCCTATGAAAGCTGCATGTCACAGCTCTTCTTCTTCACGTGGTCCCTGGGGGCCGAGATGGTTCTCTTCACCAcaatggcctatgaccgctatgtggccatctgtttCCCTCTTCGCTACAGAACTATGATGAACCCCCATATGTGTGTGGCCTTGCTTGGCATTACCATGGTGATTGCTGTAACCAATTCCTGGGTACACACTGGTCTCATCCTGAGGCTGACTTTCTGTGGGCCAAATACCATTGACCACTTCTTCTGTGAGATACCTCCACTTCTGTCTTTGTCCTGCAGCCCTGTGAGGATCAATGAGGTGATGGTGTATGTTGCTGATATTACCCTGGCCATTGGTGACTTCACGCTCACCTGCATCTCCTATGGTTTCATCATTGCTGCCATTCTCCGCATCCACACAGCAGAAGGCAAGAGGAAGGCTTTCTCAACATGCTCATCCCACCTCATAGTGGTGTCCCTTTACTACTCTCCTGTGATCTACACCTATATCCGCCCTGCTTCTAGCTACTCATTTGAAAGGGACAAGGTGATAACTGCACTCTATACTCTCGTGACCCCAACATTAAACCCAATTGTGTATAGTTTCCGAAATAAGGAGATGCAGACAGGGATTCAGAAGGTATTTGCATTTCTGAGACATTAG